The region CTGCTGGTGCTGGCCTGCGCCGCCGGGTGCCGGGTGACGGCGGTGCACGTGGACCACGGGCTGCGCCCCGGCTCGGCGGCCGAGGCCGATGTGGTGGCCGAGGCCGCCCGCCGCTACGGGGCCGGCTTCCGGGCCGAGGCGGTGGAGGTGGCCCCGGGCTCCAACCTGGAGGCCCGGGCCCGGGCCGCCCGCTGGTCGGTGCTGCCGGCCGACGCCTGCACCGGCCACACCCTGGACGATCGGGCCGAGACGGTGCTGGTCAACCTCCTGCGGGGGGCGGGCTCCACGGGCCTGGGGGCCCTGCGTCCCGGCCCCCGGCACCCGATCCTGGCCCTACGGCGGGCCGAGACCAGAGCCCTGTGCGCGTCCGAGGGCCTGGACCCGGTGGAGGACGCCACCAACGACGACCCCCGCTTCGTCCGCAACCGGGTCCGC is a window of Acidimicrobiales bacterium DNA encoding:
- the tilS gene encoding tRNA lysidine(34) synthetase TilS encodes the protein MGDLVGRCTFPAVGAEVTAAVSGGADSLALLVLACAAGCRVTAVHVDHGLRPGSAAEADVVAEAARRYGAGFRAEAVEVAPGSNLEARARAARWSVLPADACTGHTLDDRAETVLVNLLRGAGSTGLGALRPGPRHPILALRRAETRALCASEGLDPVEDATNDDPRFVRNRVRHEVLPLLAEVAGRDLVPVLARQAELLADDADLIDALAAELDPTDARALAAAPVPLARAALRAWLRPAGGGHPPSAAAVERVRSVAAGEVVATELPGGWRVSRSAGRLRLDPPPP